Proteins found in one Bacteroidota bacterium genomic segment:
- a CDS encoding glycine-rich protein, whose product MISYNTFLCASIRVPVVVTVIPAAPPTQVTATPSSVSCGNDVQLNAIANGNAIFWYTSPTGDTAIGSTVSGANLLVTPLQTTTYYAESAEGFQTFSQTFTNTSTGNTGLLQSWTVPAQVTKITIEAFGAQGGSGSGGSLTGGKGARMKGDFNVTPGDVIKILVGQAGGSSGGPHGNENGGGGGSFVVKQSGNVPLLIAGGGGGGPSTSYGTACSRTASDADGTTSTSGVTVGCSSTGTGGTGGNGGSSNGSYQGGAGGGFYTDGGNGGNHCGVAPGGKSYLNGGEGGFAGSCYGGNYWGGYGGGGCGQLGGPGAGGGYSGGGSAGSWSSYSTYGGGGGSYNAGTNQIAVSGNNTGHGRVIISYTLNPCRSSRVPVIVSVTPLSSASNVTATPDTIWCAGVSALKATSAGNAIHWYDSITGGTLLGSSMSDSTFNVSPLVTTTYYAETFNGNCTTPARVAVVVNVKALTIPTSVTANPDTVWCSGTAGLKATSAGNTIQWFDSVSGGTLLGSSLSDSSFIVAPTVTTTYYAQTFNGNCVMPVRVPVVIHVKTLLIPTSVAASPATIACSGSSDLSATGFGYGIAWYDNSIGGNLLGTSGNGANYNVSPAATTTYYAESASFTIGSQTLNFTDSIVNWTVPYGVTKLDIDAYGAQGGGSTGGLGAKMKGTFAVTPGQVLKILVGETGQYSSSRSGGGGGTFVTDINNNPLVIAGGGGGGGYCDGTNGMPGVITTSGTTFGTGHGSGGSGGFGINGGGGGGGDGGSGGGGGGLLGKGGAGKTFAGDGNGGAGGDGTDGSDGSGSGSPTAPGGESFINGGAGGVSHANGGFGGGGSAYAWNCGGGGGGGYSGGGGGGYNGTQQPGGGGGSINNGTDQINIDGVNPGNGKVIISWDNVLCSSPSRVPITVTVIPLAPATNVAATPDTIWCGGLSNLKAHSTSDTIRWYDSISGGTFLGTSLSDSNFSVNPLVTKTYYAESYDIHCSSPVRVAVTVVVKTLIAPAPLTIAPDTVNCGTGINLTGFTVGSTINWYDLPVGGISIGTSLSGDSIIFYPSSTKTYYAESSLGQCISPSRTSIVAHVISPASPTLVSANPDTVTCGSTVSLSAMGTSDLIYWYDAPSGGNLLGSSSNGGDFIYTPTSTMTYYADAVSTVSGSMTFNNTSTGNTGTLQYFTVPANVVSLNIEAYGASGGNSNSGIGGRGAKMSGTFNVTPGQILTILVGQEGPSQSNDGGGGGGTFVVTNTNTPLIVAGGGGGASYSSPWNGVDGNTSTSGTAGTNGGTGGINGNGGTSEGCAGAGGGFYADGGNGPSCGSTCNGGKSFLNGGEGGCTSWVITGGYGGGGGTHGGGWGGGGGGGYSGGGASTSSQFGGGGGGSYNAGSNQINIAGNNVGHGKVIISWNTVVCSSVARVPVPVTVIAPGNPTSATATPDTITCGGTSNLNSVSAGNEIYWYTSGTGGSPIGHSASGANFIVSPDSTTTFYAESGFGGPVTTVFNYTGNYQTWVVPAGVNSISVKAAGAEGSTYEPYYGLPGKGGIVNTNLAVTPGDTIFIKVGGKPVDYQSSGWNGGAFGSGHTGYYGGGGGGATDLRASDTNYSSLLLVAGGGGGAGYGTPGCHGGDGGGSNIAGDGSFSYGFDGSYCGSGGSQVGGGTGAGGGGTAGTSGYGGDGYCCGYGDGGGGGGYYGGGGGYYYGGGGGGSSWVNPNFSYNSSYYQGGHQGDGQVTITYGMPVCPSSVRIPVTVIVKKIPGVTMITALPDTLCLGGQTTLVATSANGSINWYTTPTGGVSIGNTQSGAGLTQSLSATTTYYAEVVSGGAGSLIFDYTGGLQSWVVPSGITSVTVDVYGAQGGRGNNGYSSGGLGGRIKSTLSVTPGQSLHFMVGGAGGSGGLQGWNGGGKGSLSNPENSGAGGGASDIRIGGYTLNDRVIVAGGGGGASYACGSGSENGGAGGDTVGGNGNDCNHYIYSTCGGGATKYSGGTGGSNGGIAGGFGYGGAGYVNYAGGGGGGYYGGGGGYASGAGGGGSSWVNPALSNNTSYSKGIKTGNGQVRISWSGASCISNTRVPVVVIVRPNPTLTVTPISDSMCFGGNDTIHAMATGGVGNFTYYWTKSSLNCNSGDSIIAGADSSILAINALTHTTYYKCIITQSGVGCNTVVSSCATITVLPDPIAPIITAVPSDTNICDNQTLSIIPVSGSGGFGICTDEYRYSKDSGATWTAWSSTIPVFSAVVGTNIIEGRRNCGETGCNSNISRVHWNIVAQPIAPIFTKIPATDSVCSGTAVSATLLTPGSGGVGSCTDYYQYRLDGGGWQTYTLGANLNTANHSVAQIRAVKGNCLPGSGCQSENIYTWILINTPMAPPQVLKTPNLSSVCEGTDVSAIMGSNGTGGIGCSDFMEYNFDGGTWQLYSPGMLLATASHTQVNIRAFHGNCDSLSGCSASTPELVSWTITSQPASPILTRFPDVDSVCDGMLVSATIQLGSGGSGCTDSVQYRTLDNFGWSAWISYNPGSLLNSSGKDSVEVRAFRGNCNPGAGCQAGTINMIAWVIASQVSSPVLAAIPNSSTVCLGTTLSGIASGGSGGIAPLTYEYQYMEPGTTTWVNGQTWTPAASGIAYMRARTVSAGAGCGVSSWEVTAWTVVADPIISGITADTVCTGGSSIVSISVSGGVGTTTYQWENSPFGCNGPWTQVGTNSPSLNTGSLTATQYYRCLVNQSGSDCNATSSCITVVVIPDPVLSSLTDDTICSGQSTTLSVTSTGGYGSPQYQWQQSTVGCNGPWLNIGGNASSLITGSLTNTTYYHCIVTQPGIGGCQSTTGCATITVPGTPTQPMLTGTPNNAVVCLGTTLSGIASGGSGGIAPLTYEYQYMEPGTTTWVNGQTWTPAASGIAYMRARTVSAGAGCGVSSWEVTAWTVVADPIISGITADTVCTGGSSIVSISVSGGVGTTTYQWENSPFGCNGPWTQVGTNSPSLNTGSLTATQYYRCLVNQSGSDCNATSSCITVVVIPDPVLSSLTDDTICSGQSTTLSVTSTGGYGSPQYQWQQSTVGCNGPWLNIGGNASSLITGSLNTTTYYHCIVTQPGIGGCQSTTGCATIIVPGAPTQPVLTGTPNNAVVCLGTTLSGIASGGSGGIAPLTYEYQYMEPGTSVWVSGQTWTPSASGIAYMRARTVSAGAGCGVSAWEVIAWTVIPALTTTGPVDDSVCYNTSANVSVSVNGGLGTAAYQWQYSANGCNGPWTNVGTSNAVYNTGALIADAWFRCIVNLSGSVCTDTSGCAKVSVIAIPNVIAPVDAHICIGDTANLSVTVNGGTGSISYQWQYSSSGCGGPWTNTGMNSPTYSEAATTSATYQCVITQSVGSCSVTSGCAAITVNPVYSFSESQNTCAGVAYNWHGTDYLSSGTYFANYTTSLGCDSTYTLHLTVDTVETGVSISGVTITSLATNATYQWLNCDSSYAPISGQTMADYTPATDGNYAVLVTQGACSDTSACIAIMTTGISAADNMGISLYPNPSNGNFTITLDENAEVEVFNAIGSLVYTNRFAKGTHQLSLDLADGVYLLKAYDNKVSHYFKMVIQK is encoded by the coding sequence GGCGGCAAATCGTACCTTAACGGTGGCGAGGGTGGTTTTGCCGGTTCATGTTATGGCGGCAATTACTGGGGTGGTTATGGTGGTGGCGGATGTGGTCAATTAGGCGGTCCTGGAGCCGGTGGTGGTTATTCAGGAGGCGGTTCTGCCGGAAGTTGGTCATCATATTCTACTTATGGTGGTGGCGGTGGTTCTTATAATGCCGGAACCAATCAAATAGCAGTAAGCGGAAATAATACAGGTCATGGTCGTGTTATAATATCATATACACTGAATCCGTGCCGAAGTTCTCGTGTTCCGGTAATTGTTTCCGTAACCCCGCTTTCTTCTGCTTCGAACGTAACCGCAACTCCCGATACCATATGGTGTGCAGGTGTTTCTGCCCTTAAGGCAACTTCAGCAGGAAACGCTATCCATTGGTATGATTCTATTACAGGTGGCACACTTTTGGGCTCGTCCATGAGTGATAGTACCTTTAATGTATCTCCACTGGTAACAACAACATATTATGCTGAAACGTTTAACGGTAATTGCACAACTCCCGCGAGAGTAGCAGTTGTTGTTAACGTAAAAGCTCTCACAATTCCCACCTCTGTAACAGCTAATCCCGACACCGTTTGGTGCTCTGGTACGGCCGGACTTAAGGCAACTTCAGCCGGTAACACAATACAGTGGTTTGATTCTGTTTCAGGAGGCACTCTTTTAGGTTCCTCGCTGAGTGACAGCAGCTTTATTGTTGCTCCAACAGTAACAACAACCTATTATGCCCAGACATTCAACGGTAATTGTGTAATGCCGGTAAGGGTACCCGTTGTCATTCATGTTAAAACACTTTTAATTCCTACCTCTGTAGCAGCATCTCCTGCAACGATTGCTTGCAGCGGCTCTTCCGATCTGTCAGCGACCGGATTCGGATACGGCATTGCATGGTACGATAACTCTATTGGTGGAAATCTTCTAGGAACATCCGGAAACGGTGCTAATTATAATGTGTCTCCGGCGGCAACAACCACGTATTATGCCGAATCAGCCTCATTTACAATCGGTTCTCAGACACTTAACTTCACCGACTCAATCGTAAACTGGACGGTGCCTTACGGAGTAACAAAACTTGATATTGACGCCTATGGCGCTCAGGGTGGAGGCTCAACCGGAGGCCTTGGTGCTAAAATGAAGGGTACATTTGCTGTAACTCCCGGCCAGGTTTTGAAGATATTGGTCGGCGAAACCGGACAATATAGCAGTTCCCGCTCAGGCGGCGGTGGCGGTACTTTTGTGACCGACATCAACAATAATCCACTTGTGATTGCAGGTGGTGGCGGTGGCGGTGGCTACTGCGACGGAACAAATGGAATGCCAGGGGTAATAACGACTTCCGGAACTACATTTGGAACTGGTCATGGAAGCGGCGGTTCAGGTGGCTTCGGTATTAATGGCGGCGGCGGCGGCGGCGGCGATGGCGGTTCAGGTGGCGGCGGCGGTGGCCTTTTGGGAAAAGGTGGCGCCGGTAAAACATTTGCCGGTGATGGTAACGGTGGTGCCGGTGGTGATGGTACAGATGGCAGTGATGGTAGCGGTTCCGGCAGCCCTACAGCTCCCGGAGGCGAAAGCTTCATTAACGGTGGTGCTGGTGGTGTATCACATGCTAACGGCGGATTTGGCGGCGGCGGCAGTGCCTATGCATGGAACTGCGGCGGTGGCGGCGGTGGCGGTTATTCCGGCGGCGGCGGCGGCGGGTATAATGGTACCCAGCAGCCCGGTGGTGGCGGCGGTTCTATTAATAATGGAACTGACCAAATTAATATTGACGGTGTCAACCCCGGAAATGGAAAAGTAATTATTTCATGGGACAATGTTCTTTGTTCGAGTCCTTCGAGAGTGCCTATAACTGTTACGGTTATCCCTCTAGCGCCTGCAACGAATGTCGCGGCAACTCCCGATACTATATGGTGTGGTGGCTTGTCTAATCTGAAAGCTCATTCAACTTCAGACACCATCCGATGGTACGATTCCATCTCCGGAGGAACCTTTCTGGGCACATCATTAAGCGATAGTAATTTTAGCGTTAATCCTCTAGTCACGAAGACTTATTACGCGGAATCATACGATATTCATTGTTCAAGTCCGGTAAGGGTTGCAGTTACTGTTGTCGTGAAAACGTTAATTGCTCCGGCACCTTTAACAATTGCTCCGGATACAGTAAATTGCGGTACCGGCATTAACCTTACAGGATTTACTGTTGGAAGTACTATCAATTGGTATGACTTACCTGTCGGAGGAATATCAATCGGCACTTCATTAAGTGGCGACAGTATTATTTTTTATCCGTCTTCTACTAAGACCTATTATGCTGAATCATCACTCGGGCAATGTATAAGCCCGTCGAGAACCTCGATTGTGGCTCATGTGATTTCACCGGCATCTCCCACATTAGTTTCTGCAAATCCCGATACGGTTACCTGCGGAAGCACGGTTAGTCTTTCAGCCATGGGAACATCTGATTTAATCTACTGGTATGATGCGCCCTCAGGAGGTAATCTGCTTGGTTCATCATCTAACGGAGGCGATTTCATTTACACGCCGACATCCACGATGACTTATTATGCTGATGCCGTTTCAACAGTCAGCGGCAGTATGACATTCAATAATACGAGCACCGGAAATACCGGCACGTTACAATATTTTACGGTACCTGCAAATGTAGTATCCCTAAATATTGAGGCTTATGGCGCATCAGGAGGCAATAGCAATTCCGGAATTGGTGGTCGCGGAGCAAAAATGAGCGGCACGTTTAATGTTACCCCCGGACAGATTCTGACAATATTGGTTGGTCAGGAAGGCCCATCACAAAGCAATGATGGCGGTGGCGGCGGTGGAACATTCGTGGTTACGAATACGAATACACCTTTAATCGTTGCCGGTGGCGGCGGTGGTGCGAGTTATTCTTCCCCATGGAATGGTGTTGACGGAAATACATCCACATCAGGAACTGCCGGTACAAATGGCGGAACCGGCGGTATTAATGGTAATGGCGGTACTTCTGAGGGATGTGCCGGCGCCGGCGGGGGATTCTATGCCGATGGGGGTAATGGACCCTCTTGCGGTAGCACATGTAACGGAGGCAAATCCTTTTTGAATGGTGGCGAAGGTGGATGCACTTCATGGGTTATTACCGGCGGTTACGGCGGTGGTGGCGGTACCCACGGCGGTGGCTGGGGTGGCGGCGGCGGTGGCGGTTATTCCGGCGGCGGAGCCTCAACAAGCAGTCAGTTTGGCGGTGGTGGCGGCGGTTCTTACAATGCCGGTTCAAATCAGATTAATATTGCAGGAAATAATGTCGGACACGGAAAAGTCATCATTTCATGGAATACGGTAGTTTGTTCAAGTGTTGCTAGGGTGCCCGTTCCGGTAACGGTTATTGCACCAGGTAACCCAACTTCAGCTACGGCAACTCCTGATACGATTACATGTGGCGGAACATCCAATTTAAATTCGGTTTCTGCCGGAAATGAAATCTACTGGTACACATCTGGTACAGGAGGCTCTCCGATAGGTCACTCGGCTAGCGGTGCGAATTTCATTGTCTCTCCCGATTCTACAACTACGTTTTATGCAGAATCCGGTTTTGGCGGTCCTGTAACTACTGTATTCAATTATACCGGCAACTATCAGACATGGGTTGTGCCTGCGGGCGTTAACTCAATCTCTGTGAAAGCAGCCGGAGCAGAAGGCAGCACCTATGAGCCATATTATGGATTACCGGGTAAGGGCGGAATTGTGAACACAAATCTTGCCGTTACTCCCGGAGATACTATATTTATTAAGGTTGGCGGAAAACCTGTTGATTATCAAAGTTCTGGTTGGAACGGTGGTGCCTTTGGATCTGGTCATACCGGCTATTATGGCGGCGGTGGCGGTGGTGCAACCGACCTGAGAGCTAGCGATACTAACTACTCTAGCCTTCTCCTTGTTGCCGGTGGTGGCGGTGGTGCCGGTTACGGTACACCCGGCTGCCATGGTGGCGATGGTGGTGGTTCCAATATTGCCGGCGATGGTTCATTTAGTTATGGCTTTGACGGAAGCTATTGTGGCTCCGGAGGAAGTCAGGTTGGCGGTGGAACCGGTGCCGGAGGTGGAGGTACTGCCGGAACCAGCGGTTATGGTGGCGATGGCTATTGCTGTGGTTATGGCGATGGTGGCGGTGGCGGCGGCTATTATGGCGGTGGCGGCGGCTATTATTATGGTGGCGGCGGCGGCGGAAGCAGTTGGGTCAACCCTAACTTCAGCTACAACAGCTCATATTATCAAGGTGGTCATCAGGGCGACGGACAGGTTACGATAACCTACGGTATGCCTGTGTGTCCTTCTTCTGTGAGAATACCTGTAACCGTAATTGTTAAGAAAATACCCGGTGTGACAATGATTACGGCCCTCCCTGACACCTTGTGCTTGGGCGGTCAAACAACATTAGTTGCAACATCTGCTAACGGTAGCATTAACTGGTACACAACACCAACAGGAGGCGTTTCTATAGGAAATACCCAAAGCGGAGCCGGTCTCACACAATCATTATCTGCAACTACAACCTATTATGCAGAGGTCGTCAGTGGCGGTGCCGGTTCTCTCATTTTTGATTATACAGGTGGACTACAATCATGGGTAGTTCCTTCAGGTATCACAAGTGTTACTGTTGATGTATATGGCGCTCAGGGAGGAAGAGGCAATAATGGTTATTCCTCAGGAGGACTTGGTGGACGCATTAAATCAACTTTATCAGTAACCCCCGGTCAATCCCTGCATTTTATGGTTGGCGGAGCCGGTGGAAGCGGCGGCCTGCAAGGATGGAATGGTGGTGGCAAAGGAAGCCTTTCCAATCCTGAAAATTCAGGAGCCGGTGGTGGTGCTTCCGATATCAGAATAGGCGGTTACACGCTCAACGACCGGGTAATTGTTGCCGGTGGCGGCGGTGGTGCAAGTTATGCCTGCGGCTCCGGCTCTGAAAATGGAGGTGCCGGTGGCGATACTGTTGGTGGGAATGGCAATGATTGCAATCATTATATATATTCAACCTGTGGCGGTGGTGCAACAAAATATTCCGGAGGAACGGGCGGCAGCAACGGTGGTATAGCCGGCGGATTCGGATATGGCGGTGCGGGATATGTAAATTACGCAGGTGGCGGTGGCGGTGGCTACTATGGTGGCGGTGGCGGTTATGCCAGCGGTGCAGGTGGCGGTGGAAGCAGTTGGGTTAACCCGGCATTAAGTAATAATACATCCTATTCAAAAGGTATTAAAACAGGCAACGGACAGGTTCGCATTTCTTGGTCGGGCGCTTCGTGTATAAGTAATACCAGAGTTCCGGTTGTTGTTATTGTTCGCCCGAATCCAACCCTCACTGTAACTCCTATATCTGATTCGATGTGCTTCGGTGGAAACGATACGATTCATGCTATGGCTACCGGAGGCGTTGGAAACTTCACATACTATTGGACAAAATCATCCCTCAACTGTAATTCAGGGGATTCAATTATTGCAGGAGCTGATTCATCAATTCTTGCTATCAATGCCCTGACACACACAACGTATTATAAATGTATCATCACCCAATCGGGCGTTGGATGCAATACAGTGGTTTCTTCCTGCGCGACCATTACTGTACTGCCGGATCCGATTGCACCAATTATTACGGCGGTGCCTTCAGATACCAATATATGCGATAATCAAACATTATCAATTATCCCGGTAAGCGGTAGCGGCGGATTCGGAATCTGTACTGATGAATATCGCTATTCTAAAGATAGTGGTGCCACGTGGACAGCATGGTCATCAACAATTCCTGTTTTCTCAGCCGTTGTCGGAACAAATATTATTGAAGGTCGCAGAAATTGCGGTGAAACCGGATGCAATTCCAACATCAGCAGGGTACATTGGAATATAGTAGCTCAACCCATTGCACCGATTTTTACAAAAATTCCGGCAACGGATTCTGTTTGTAGCGGAACGGCCGTTTCTGCTACATTACTGACACCCGGAAGCGGTGGAGTTGGCAGTTGCACAGACTATTATCAGTATCGTCTGGACGGAGGTGGATGGCAGACATACACTTTAGGTGCTAATCTGAATACAGCCAACCATTCTGTCGCACAGATACGCGCAGTAAAAGGTAATTGTCTTCCAGGCTCCGGCTGCCAATCAGAAAACATCTATACCTGGATTTTAATAAATACACCCATGGCGCCGCCACAAGTGCTGAAAACTCCCAACCTTTCATCTGTTTGCGAAGGAACCGATGTTTCTGCAATTATGGGAAGCAATGGTACCGGAGGTATTGGTTGTTCCGATTTTATGGAATATAACTTTGATGGCGGCACCTGGCAATTATATTCACCCGGCATGTTACTGGCAACGGCTAGTCACACTCAGGTTAATATTAGGGCATTCCATGGTAATTGCGATAGCTTGTCAGGATGTTCTGCATCAACACCCGAGTTGGTCAGCTGGACTATAACCAGTCAACCGGCGTCTCCTATATTAACAAGATTCCCTGATGTGGATTCTGTTTGCGACGGCATGCTTGTTTCTGCTACAATTCAACTGGGTAGCGGTGGCTCTGGATGTACTGATTCCGTTCAATACCGTACGCTTGACAACTTTGGATGGAGTGCATGGATTTCCTATAATCCGGGCAGTCTCCTGAATTCCTCAGGTAAGGATAGTGTTGAAGTTAGAGCCTTCCGGGGAAATTGTAATCCCGGAGCAGGTTGTCAGGCAGGTACGATAAATATGATAGCATGGGTGATTGCCTCTCAGGTTAGTTCGCCGGTATTGGCAGCCATTCCTAATAGCTCAACGGTTTGCCTTGGCACAACCCTGTCAGGTATTGCAAGCGGCGGCAGCGGCGGTATCGCTCCATTAACCTACGAATACCAATACATGGAACCCGGAACAACAACCTGGGTGAACGGACAGACCTGGACACCGGCGGCTTCGGGTATTGCCTATATGAGGGCACGTACCGTTTCTGCTGGTGCCGGCTGCGGCGTTTCTTCATGGGAAGTAACCGCATGGACGGTTGTAGCCGATCCGATTATCAGTGGAATCACGGCCGATACGGTTTGTACCGGCGGCAGTTCTATTGTAAGCATCAGTGTAAGCGGTGGTGTCGGAACAACAACCTATCAATGGGAAAACAGCCCGTTCGGTTGTAACGGACCATGGACACAAGTAGGCACAAACAGCCCGAGTCTGAATACCGGCAGCCTTACGGCAACTCAGTATTACCGCTGTCTGGTGAATCAGAGCGGAAGCGACTGCAATGCCACTTCATCGTGTATTACGGTGGTAGTTATTCCCGATCCTGTTTTGTCAAGTCTTACCGACGATACCATTTGCAGCGGACAGAGTACCACACTTTCGGTTACATCAACCGGAGGTTACGGAAGTCCTCAGTATCAGTGGCAACAATCAACGGTGGGATGCAACGGACCGTGGTTAAATATCGGCGGAAACGCATCATCACTCATTACCGGAAGTCTTACCAATACTACCTATTACCATTGTATTGTTACTCAGCCCGGAATTGGTGGATGCCAGAGTACCACCGGATGTGCCACGATTACTGTTCCCGGCACACCTACTCAACCTATGCTTACCGGCACGCCCAATAATGCGGTTGTATGCCTCGGCACAACCCTGTCAGGTATTGCCAGTGGCGGCAGCGGCGGTATCGCTCCATTAACCTACGAATACCAATACATGGAACCCGGAACAACAACCTGGGTGAACGGACAGACCTGGACACCGGCGGCTTCGGGTATTGCCTATATGAGGGCACGTACCGTTTCTGCTGGTGCCGGCTGCGGCGTTTCTTCATGGGAAGTAACCGCATGGACGGTTGTAGCCGATCCGATTATCAGTGGAATCACGGCCGATACGGTTTGTACCGGCGGCAGTTCTATTGTAAGCATCAGTGTAAGCGGTGGTGTCGGAACAACAACCTATCAATGGGAAAACAGCCCGTTCGGTTGTAACGGACCATGGACACAAGTAGGCACAAACAGCCCGAGTCTGAATACCGGCAGCCTTACGGCAACTCAGTATTACCGCTGTCTGGTGAATCAGAGCGGAAGCGACTGCAATGCCACTTCATCGTGTATTACGGTGGTAGTTATTCCCGATCCTGTTTTGTCAAGTCTTACCGACGATACCATTTGCAGCGGACAGAGTACCACACTTTCGGTTACATCAACCGGAGGTTACGGAAGTCCTCAGTATCAGTGGCAACAATCAACGGTGGGATGCAACGGACCGTGGTTAAATATCGGCGGAAACGCATCATCACTCATTACCGGAAGTCTGAACACTACAACGTATTATCATTGTATTGTTACTCAGCCCGGAATTGGCGGATGCCAGAGTACAACAGGATGTGCCACGATTATTGTTCCCGGCGCACCCACTCAACCCGTACTTACAGGAACACCCAATAATGCGGTTGTATGTCTGGGAACAACCCTGTCAGGTATTGCCAGTGGCGGCAGCGGCGGCATTGCCCCATTAACCTACGAATATCAGTACATGGAACCCGGAACATCCGTTTGGGTGAGCGGACAGACATGGACACCTTCGGCTTCGGGCATTGCTTATATGAGAGCAAGAACCGTTTCTGCAGGTGCAGGATGCGGCGTTTCTGCATGGGAAGTAATTGCCTGGACTGTAATTCCGGCGCTTACTACAACGGGTCCTGTTGACGATTCTGTTTGTTATAATACATCAGCGAACGTGTCCGTATCAGTAAACGGCGGTCTTGGAACGGCAGCTTACCAGTGGCAGTATTCCGCCAACGGATGTAACGGTCCGTGGACAAATGTCGGCACGAGCAATGCGGTATACAATACCGGCGCGTTGATTGCCGATGCATGGTTCCGCTGTATTGTAAATCTGAGCGGTAGTGTATGCACTGATACTTCGGGTTGCGCAAAGGTTAGTGTAATTGCTATACCGAATGTGATTGCACCTGTTGATGCCCATATCTGTATAGGCGATACGGCAAACCTGAGTGTTACTGTAAATGGTGGCACCGGAAGCATAAGCTATCAGTGGCAATATTCCAGTTCCGGATGCGGTGGTCCGTGGACAAATACAGGAATGAATTCTCCGACGTATTCCGAGGCGGCGACCACTTCTGCAACTTACCAGTGTGTGATTACCCAAAGTGTTGGCTCCTGCAGTGTAACATCGGGATGTGCTGCCATTACGGTTAATCCTGTTTATTCTTTCAGCGAAAGCCAAAACACCTGTGCGGGTGTGGCTTATAACTGGCATGGAACGGATTATCTGAGCAGCGGTACTTATTTCGCGAACTATACTACTTCCTTAGGATGCGATAGTACATACACCTTGCATCTCACGGTAGATACTGTGGAAACAGGCGTTTCCATTTCGGGAGTAACCATAACCTCTCTGGCAACTAACGCGACTTACCAGTGGCTGAATTGCGATAGCAGTTATGCGCCCATCAGTGGTCAGACCATGGCAGATTATACTCCGGCAACCGACGGAAATTATGCAGTGCTTGTTACTCAGGGGGCATGTTCTGATACATCGGCATGTATTGCGATTATGACCACCGGAATATCAGCTGCTGATAATATGGGAATATCGCTGTATCCTAACCCTTCAAACGGAAACTTCACGATAACACTTGATGAAAACGCCGAAGTGGAAGTGTTTAATGCAATAGGCAGTTTGGTTTATACCAACCGGTTTGCAAAAGGCACGCATCAATTATCCCTCGACCTGGCTGATGGTGTTTATCTTTTGAAAGCTTACGATAACAAGGTGTCGCACTATTTCAAGATGGTGATACAGAAATGA
- a CDS encoding YCF48-related protein, which translates to MITANETYIQLDASTTLRDICFVNDSIVFVCGGSPGKNGTIWQSKDGGRVFNRILDVPQRCIYDIDFGNNNNGYAGGDDVLLLHTTDGGLTWKNEFENHDFSEWQEFITPIRKVRALGIQWVVAVGGDTYYKGIMCNTWNWGQNWTFRNYDNQLNDMVMPGGSYARICGYGRMFASTDTCRTLHDLDVPNDHFTGIDFYDNNHGIACGYNGGIYLTTDGGTSWKTALEPNGSTGSRKHLNDVTFTPSHNAVVVGANGLILYSSDGGTSWATVEHDVTDDLFCVHAVSDTEFLYCGAGGRLYRINLMN; encoded by the coding sequence ATGATTACCGCGAATGAAACCTATATTCAGCTTGATGCATCAACAACGCTGCGCGATATCTGCTTTGTGAACGACAGCATTGTGTTTGTTTGTGGAGGTTCGCCCGGTAAAAACGGCACTATATGGCAGAGTAAGGACGGCGGACGGGTTTTTAATCGCATTCTGGATGTTCCCCAGCGCTGCATTTATGATATTGACTTCGGGAATAATAACAACGGTTATGCCGGAGGCGATGATGTTTTGCTGCTTCACACTACCGATGGAGGTTTAACATGGAAGAATGAATTTGAAAATCATGATTTCAGTGAATGGCAGGAATTTATAACGCCTATACGTAAGGTGCGCGCATTGGGCATACAGTGGGTGGTGGCTGTCGGAGGCGATACCTATTATAAAGGCATTATGTGCAACACATGGAACTGGGGGCAGAACTGGACATTCCGCAATTACGACAATCAACTGAACGATATGGTGATGCCCGGGGGCTCGTATGCCCGTATATGCGGCTACGGCCGGATGTTTGCTTCAACGGATACCTGCCGGACGCTGCATGACCTTGATGTGCCCAACGACCATTTTACGGGCATAGATTTTTATGATAATAACCATGGAATTGCCTGTGGTTATAATGGCGGAATTTACCTTACCACCGATGGCGGAACTTCTTGGAAAACCGCCCTTGAACCCAATGGTTCCACCGGTTCGCGAAAGCATTTGAACGACGTCACCTTTACGCCTTCGCATAATGCTGTGGTGGTAGGAGCTAACGGACTTATTTTATACAGCAGCGATGGTGGAACATCATGGGCAACCGTTGAGCATGATGTCACCGACGATCTTTTCTGCGTGCATGCAGTTTCTGATACCGAATTTTTATACTGTGGTGCCGGCGGCAGGTTATACCGCATCAACCTGATGAACTGA